From Pristiophorus japonicus isolate sPriJap1 unplaced genomic scaffold, sPriJap1.hap1 HAP1_SCAFFOLD_183, whole genome shotgun sequence, one genomic window encodes:
- the LOC139243716 gene encoding probable G-protein coupled receptor 139, whose product MARPTILQLREIYYPFLAAFGVPANLLTIVILYRENCGLSKCISVYMVAMATADLLVMIFNVIVHHIFTYHFPHSMLSYTAVCKFIIYINATSLNMSVWFTVLFTVDRCVAICCQKFKTKYCRVRTAAAVITTVSVLIYCQCLPFWFAYKFERIINNIHWGCRPSIEFFTSPAGVGFSWMVNVLTSLFPFALILLFNCLTVRRILVASRARRGLRGHSSENQSDPEMENRRKSIILLFTVSGSFLVLWLTPFVSFLTTGLTNTAHYRGDYKAPAYIATETGYMLMYLSSCTNTCIYAATQTKFREELKKLVKSPWTLIQILVKK is encoded by the coding sequence CGAACCTACTGACAATAGTGATCCTCTACCGAgaaaactgcggcctttccaaatgtatctctgtttacatggtggccatggcaacagcagatctactggtcatgatcttCAATGTAATAGTGCATCACATTTTTACATATCACTTTCCACATTCCATGCTGTCCTACACTGCCGTTTGTAAGTTTATTATTTACATCAATGCTACCAGCCTGAATATGTCGGTGTGGTTTACAGTCTTGTTCACAGTTGACCGATGTGTAGCTATATGTTGTCAaaagtttaaaacaaagtattgccGAGTGAGAACGGCTGCCGCGGTTATAACAACAGTCTCTGTCCTGATCTATTGCCAGTGCCTTCCATTTTGGTTTGCTTATAAATTTGAACGAATAATTAACAATATTCATTGGGGTTGTCGCCCCAGTATTGAATTTTTTACTTCGCCTGCAGGCGTCGGATTCTCATGGATGGTAAATGTATTAACATCATTGTTTCCGTTTGCTCTGATATTACTGTTTAATTGCTTGAcagtcagacgtattttagtggccagtcgagcccgcaggggactccggggtcacagcagtgagaatcagagcgatcccgagatggagaaccgaaggaaatcgattATTTTACTATTCACCGTATCGGGCAGTTTTTTAGTGTTGTGGTTGACACCATTCGTTAGTTTTTTAACTACTGGACTGACAAACACCGCGCATTACCGAGGTGATTATAAAGCTCCTGCATACATCGCCACAGAAACCGGATATATGCTCATGTATTTGAGTTCATGTACAAACACATGTATCTATGCAGCTACCCAAACTAAATTCAGAGAAGAGCTGAAAAAGTTGGTAAAATCTCCTTGGACATTGATTCAAATATTGGTTAAAAAATAA